The proteins below come from a single Streptococcus porcinus genomic window:
- a CDS encoding NAD-dependent succinate-semialdehyde dehydrogenase, with product MAYKTIYPFTNEVLKEYENTSDAQLEEVLETAHKLYKKWRQEDHLEDRKEQLHEVASILRRDRDKYAEILTKDMGKLFTEAQGEIELCADIADYYADNADKFLEATPLATDTGEAYYIKQSTGVVLAVEPWNFPYYQIMRVFAPNFIVGNPMVLKHASICPWSAQSFEELVIEAGAEKGAFTNLFVSYDQVSTIIADKRVVGVCLTGSERGGASIAEEAGKNLKKTTLELGGDDAFIVLDDADWDELEKVLFFSRLYNAGQVCTSSKRFIVLEKDYDRFKELLTKVFKTAKWGDPMDPETTLAPLSSAQAKEDVLAQIKLAIDKGAELVYGGEAIDHPGNFVMPTIISGLTKDNPIYYQEIFGPVGEIYKVASEEEAIEVANDSNYGLGGTIFSSNKEHAEAVAAKIETGMSFINSGWASLPELPFGGIKNSGYGRELSELGFTAFVNEHLIYTPKK from the coding sequence ATGGCGTATAAAACAATTTACCCTTTTACAAATGAAGTTCTTAAGGAATATGAGAACACTAGCGATGCACAATTAGAAGAGGTGCTTGAGACAGCTCACAAACTTTATAAAAAATGGCGTCAAGAAGACCACTTAGAAGATCGTAAAGAGCAATTACACGAAGTTGCTAGTATTTTACGTCGTGACCGTGATAAATATGCGGAAATCTTGACTAAAGATATGGGGAAACTTTTCACTGAAGCTCAAGGTGAAATTGAACTCTGTGCTGATATTGCCGACTACTACGCTGATAATGCTGATAAGTTCTTAGAAGCAACACCACTTGCTACTGATACAGGTGAAGCATACTATATCAAACAATCTACAGGTGTTGTTCTTGCAGTTGAACCATGGAACTTCCCATATTATCAAATCATGCGAGTGTTTGCGCCAAACTTTATCGTTGGTAATCCAATGGTTTTAAAACATGCTTCGATCTGTCCGTGGTCTGCTCAATCTTTTGAAGAGTTAGTTATTGAAGCGGGAGCTGAAAAAGGAGCTTTTACTAACCTCTTTGTCTCTTATGACCAAGTTTCGACAATTATTGCTGACAAACGTGTTGTCGGTGTCTGCTTAACTGGCTCTGAACGTGGTGGTGCATCCATTGCGGAAGAAGCAGGTAAAAACTTGAAGAAAACCACTCTTGAACTAGGAGGTGATGATGCCTTTATCGTCCTTGATGATGCTGATTGGGATGAATTAGAAAAAGTGCTTTTCTTCTCACGGCTGTATAATGCTGGTCAAGTATGTACCTCTTCAAAACGCTTTATCGTTCTTGAAAAAGACTATGACCGTTTCAAAGAACTATTGACTAAAGTCTTTAAAACGGCTAAATGGGGTGACCCAATGGATCCAGAAACAACTTTGGCACCATTGTCATCAGCTCAAGCTAAAGAAGATGTTCTTGCTCAAATTAAATTAGCTATCGATAAGGGCGCTGAATTAGTTTACGGCGGTGAAGCCATTGACCACCCAGGTAACTTTGTCATGCCGACCATCATTTCTGGTTTGACAAAAGATAACCCAATCTACTATCAAGAAATCTTTGGCCCTGTTGGCGAAATCTACAAAGTGGCTTCAGAAGAAGAAGCTATTGAAGTAGCAAATGATTCTAATTATGGTCTTGGTGGAACAATCTTCAGTAGTAATAAAGAACACGCAGAAGCTGTAGCCGCTAAAATTGAAACTGGGATGTCCTTCATCAATTCAGGTTGGGCTTCACTTCCAGAACTTCCATTTGGAGGCATAAAAAATTCAGGTTACGGCCGTGAGTTGAGTGAACTAGGTTTCACCGCATTTGTCAATGAACATTTAATCTACACACCAAAAAAATAA
- a CDS encoding Cof-type HAD-IIB family hydrolase, whose protein sequence is MDIKVFATDMDGTFLNSQHDYDRQRFAYLFEKIDAQQKHFVAISGNQYHQIREFFPGYADKMTIVGENGAYIVDKGQLLKTFPLNNDIVSTVIDYLYVNKLANRALVCGGKSAYILDSASAADKEMFSLYYTELVVVESFKALPADNILKFSFNSSIPETQAVVESLNTRLDGQVLAVETGNGNVDVIGKGVNKGSALRFLLDYWKLLPKNLVAFGDSQNDLEMLAMTDNSYAMMNATEKFKEAASFITSSNDDCGVMAVMEKLMGI, encoded by the coding sequence ATGGACATCAAAGTCTTTGCTACTGATATGGATGGAACATTTTTAAATAGTCAACACGATTATGATCGTCAGCGTTTTGCTTATCTTTTTGAAAAAATCGATGCTCAGCAAAAGCATTTTGTAGCGATTAGTGGTAATCAGTATCATCAGATTAGAGAATTTTTCCCTGGCTACGCTGATAAGATGACCATTGTTGGAGAAAATGGGGCCTATATCGTTGATAAAGGACAGCTTCTGAAAACTTTCCCATTGAATAATGATATTGTCAGCACTGTTATTGATTACCTTTATGTTAATAAGCTAGCAAATCGAGCTCTAGTATGCGGGGGAAAATCTGCTTATATCCTAGATTCTGCTAGCGCAGCTGATAAGGAGATGTTTTCACTTTACTATACTGAACTAGTAGTTGTTGAGTCTTTTAAAGCTCTGCCTGCTGACAATATCCTAAAATTTTCTTTCAATAGCTCTATTCCTGAGACGCAAGCAGTTGTTGAGTCATTGAATACGCGTTTAGATGGACAGGTTCTAGCGGTGGAAACGGGTAATGGGAATGTTGATGTTATTGGTAAAGGTGTCAATAAAGGAAGTGCTTTGAGATTTTTACTTGATTATTGGAAGTTATTGCCAAAGAATCTAGTTGCTTTTGGAGATAGTCAGAACGATTTAGAAATGTTGGCTATGACTGACAATTCATATGCGATGATGAATGCGACTGAGAAGTTTAAAGAAGCAGCATCTTTTATCACTTCAAGTAATGACGATTGTGGTGTGATGGCAGTTATGGAAAAACTTATGGGTATTTAA
- the uvrC gene encoding excinuclease ABC subunit UvrC, with translation MNELIKYKLELLPDSPGCYLHKDKNGTIIYVGKAKNLRNRVRSYFRGSHDTKTEMLVSEIADFEFIVTGSNTEALLLEINLIQKNMPKYNIKLKDDKSYPFIKITNEIFPRLLITRQIKKNDGLYFGPYPDSYTANEVKKLLDRIFPFKKCTNPVNKVCFYYHLGQCNAHTICHTDKAYWDGLVEDVKLFLNGKDDKIVDNLKEKMTVAAENMEFERAAEFRDLISGIAKLRTKQRIMSKDLKDRDIFGYYVDKGWMCVQVFFVRQGKLIQRDVNMFPYYNNAEDDFLTYIGQFYQDKRHFIPSEIFIPSEVDQALVEAIVPTKIIKPQRGEKKQLVALATKNARVSLQQKFDLLEKDLKKTQGAIESLGQLMGIARPERIEAFDNSNIQGTSPVAAMVVFVDGKASKQDYRKYKIKTVQGPDDYASMREVIYRRYSRVLNDDLVAPDLIIIDGGPGQVNIAKDVVHRQLGLSIPIAGLQKNDKHQTQELLFGDPLAVIDLPRNSEAFFLLHRIQDEVHRFAITFHRQVRSKNSFSSKLDGIEGLGPKRKQALLKHFKSLTAISQASLDDITSLGIPQKVAQSLLASFANKEA, from the coding sequence ATGAATGAACTGATTAAATACAAATTAGAATTGCTACCAGATAGTCCTGGTTGCTATTTGCACAAAGATAAAAACGGCACCATTATTTATGTCGGAAAAGCTAAAAATCTCCGAAATCGTGTTCGCTCTTATTTTAGAGGAAGTCATGATACTAAAACCGAGATGTTGGTGTCAGAGATTGCTGATTTTGAATTTATAGTAACAGGGTCAAATACTGAGGCTCTACTTTTGGAAATTAATCTGATCCAAAAGAATATGCCTAAGTATAACATTAAACTCAAAGACGATAAGTCCTATCCTTTTATCAAGATTACAAATGAGATTTTTCCACGTTTATTAATTACGCGCCAAATTAAAAAGAATGATGGTCTTTATTTTGGCCCTTACCCAGATTCCTATACAGCCAATGAAGTTAAAAAGCTTCTTGATCGGATTTTCCCTTTTAAGAAATGTACCAATCCAGTCAATAAAGTTTGTTTTTACTACCATTTAGGCCAATGTAACGCTCATACAATTTGTCATACTGATAAAGCTTACTGGGATGGCTTAGTTGAAGATGTTAAGCTTTTTCTAAATGGTAAGGATGATAAAATTGTTGATAACTTAAAGGAAAAAATGACTGTTGCTGCTGAGAATATGGAATTTGAGCGGGCTGCGGAATTTCGTGATTTAATTTCTGGGATAGCTAAGCTTCGGACCAAGCAACGGATTATGAGTAAGGATTTAAAAGACCGTGATATCTTTGGTTACTATGTGGATAAAGGTTGGATGTGCGTGCAAGTTTTTTTTGTTCGTCAAGGAAAACTTATTCAGCGGGATGTGAATATGTTTCCTTACTATAATAATGCAGAGGATGATTTTTTGACTTATATTGGTCAATTTTATCAGGATAAACGGCACTTTATCCCAAGCGAAATCTTTATCCCTTCAGAGGTGGATCAGGCATTGGTTGAAGCAATTGTTCCTACCAAAATCATCAAACCTCAAAGAGGAGAAAAGAAACAATTGGTTGCTTTAGCAACAAAAAATGCCCGTGTCAGCCTGCAACAAAAATTTGACCTTTTAGAGAAAGACTTGAAGAAGACTCAAGGAGCCATTGAAAGTCTTGGTCAACTCATGGGAATAGCTCGTCCTGAAAGAATTGAAGCTTTTGACAACTCTAACATTCAAGGAACAAGTCCTGTCGCGGCAATGGTGGTTTTTGTTGATGGTAAGGCTAGCAAACAAGATTACCGTAAATATAAAATTAAAACGGTACAAGGTCCAGATGACTATGCCAGTATGCGCGAAGTGATTTATCGACGTTATAGTCGCGTTTTAAATGATGATCTGGTTGCACCTGATTTGATTATCATTGATGGTGGTCCTGGTCAGGTCAATATTGCAAAAGATGTGGTTCATCGTCAACTAGGTCTTTCCATTCCTATTGCTGGTTTGCAAAAAAATGATAAGCATCAGACACAGGAATTGCTGTTTGGTGACCCGCTAGCTGTTATTGATTTGCCGAGAAACTCAGAAGCGTTTTTCTTGCTTCATCGGATTCAAGATGAAGTTCACCGCTTTGCTATTACCTTCCACCGTCAAGTACGAAGTAAGAATTCATTCTCTTCGAAATTGGATGGGATTGAGGGTCTTGGTCCAAAGCGCAAGCAAGCATTGTTGAAACATTTTAAGAGTCTAACAGCCATTAGTCAAGCTAGCTTAGATGATATTACCTCTTTAGGAATTCCTCAAAAAGTGGCACAGTCTTTACTGGCATCCTTTGCCAATAAGGAGGCATAG
- a CDS encoding nitroreductase family protein has protein sequence MKFLELNKKRHAVKSFNDKPVDYKDLRTAIEIATLAPSANNIQPWKFVVVEDKKAELAKDMVLGNKVQIEQAQYVVALFSDTDLIQRSRKIARIGVKSLPDDLIGYYMETLPPRYAKFDKLEKAEYLSFNSGLVAMNLVLALTDQRIASNMILGFDKTKTNEILDIDKRFRPEILITVGYTDDVVEPSYRLPVDELIERR, from the coding sequence ATGAAATTTCTCGAATTAAACAAAAAACGACATGCTGTCAAGTCCTTTAATGATAAACCTGTTGACTATAAGGATTTGCGAACAGCAATTGAGATTGCTACTTTAGCCCCTAGCGCCAATAATATTCAACCTTGGAAGTTTGTTGTTGTTGAAGATAAAAAAGCCGAATTAGCTAAAGATATGGTTCTTGGTAATAAAGTACAGATTGAGCAAGCTCAGTACGTCGTGGCACTTTTTTCGGATACTGATTTGATTCAAAGATCTCGGAAGATAGCACGGATTGGAGTTAAATCACTTCCTGATGATTTGATTGGTTATTATATGGAAACTCTACCACCACGTTATGCTAAATTTGATAAGCTTGAGAAAGCGGAATACTTGTCCTTTAATTCTGGTCTAGTTGCAATGAATTTAGTCTTGGCTTTGACTGATCAGCGTATTGCTTCTAACATGATTCTAGGTTTTGACAAAACAAAGACCAACGAGATTTTAGATATTGATAAGCGTTTTCGTCCAGAAATTTTGATTACTGTTGGTTACACTGATGATGTGGTTGAACCAAGCTATCGTTTACCAGTTGATGAATTAATTGAACGTCGTTAA